The Coregonus clupeaformis isolate EN_2021a chromosome 13, ASM2061545v1, whole genome shotgun sequence genome includes a region encoding these proteins:
- the LOC121579594 gene encoding ubiquitin-conjugating enzyme E2 D2, with amino-acid sequence MALKRIHKELNDLARDPPAQCSAGPVGDDMFHWQATIMGPNDSPYQGGVFFLTIHFPTDYPFKPPKVAFTTRIYHPNINSNGSICLDILRSQWSPALTISKVLLSICSLLCDPNPDDPLVPEIARIYKTDREKYNRIAREWTQKYAM; translated from the exons ATGGCCCTGAAAAGAATTCATAAG GAGTTAAATGATTTGGCTCGTGACCCTCCAGCACAGTGCTCCGCAGGCCCAGTGGGAGATGACA TGTTTCACTGGCAGGCTACAATAATGGGACCT AATGACAGTCCGTATCAGGGCGGCGTGTTCTTCTTGACCATTCACTTCCCCACTGACTATCCCTTCAAACCACCAAAG GTTGCATTCACCACAAGAATCTACCACCCAAACATCAACAGCAATGGCAGCATCTGCTTGGACATCCTGAGGTCGCAGTGGTCGCCAGCACTCACCATCTCCAAAG TCCTCCTGTCCATCTGCTCACTTCTCTGTGACCCAAACCCAGACGACCCACTAGTGCCTGAGATCGCCCGCATCtacaagacagacagggaaaa ATACAACAGAATAGCCCGGGAATGGACACAGAAATATGCAATGTAG